DNA from Primulina huaijiensis isolate GDHJ02 unplaced genomic scaffold, ASM1229523v2 scaffold206872, whole genome shotgun sequence:
ttttcaaataatgtgaGTATCCACAGCTTCTGTACTAATTCCCCTCATCCTGTCTCATGCGTCCCTCCCCACATTTTATTGGACAACAGTGTTGGCATATCCTCTAAAGAAACATGGTGGTTTCTTTAAACCCGGACGTGAAGGAAGATAATCGTCAACAGCTGCTAAATCTGCACATCATATATCCATCTTCTCACTTGTGCTGCAACTTGAAGTTCCTCTGATTTGCCTATCACCAGTAATTGTTACAGGAGCAGTGTCCCCCGTGGAAATGATGAAACCGATTCCGATCTCTGATAATCACTTTCCGGTTGTACACTGCGGACAGAAGTTTCGCAAAATTATGGCAATCTAGACATATACGAAGATCTTTTGCAACCCTCAACGTCGTACCAGGTGGGGTTGAAAGAACCCCAAAAGCGATAGCCAACTTCTCACTATGGTAAGAAAGTGCATTCTCCTTCTCTGCTGCTCCCATGTCGTGCAACTCCGAATTTACTTCAGCGACATAACCAGCAATCCTAAGCTGCTGGTTTATTTCCCGCATCATTTCATATATTTCCTTCTTTCTTGGATGTAAAACATCATCTGCAACAAATTCATGAACGTGCCCTC
Protein-coding regions in this window:
- the LOC140966511 gene encoding pentatricopeptide repeat-containing protein At3g47530-like — encoded protein: MWEKVVEVRKLMKDRGVQTTPACSTIELRGHVHEFVADDVLHPRKKEIYEMMREINQQLRIAGYVAEVNSELHDMGAAEKENALSYHSEKLAIAFGVLSTPPGTTLRVAKDLRICLDCHNFAKLLSAVYNRKVIIRDRNRFHHFHGGHCSCNNYW